In the genome of Desulfovermiculus halophilus DSM 18834, the window CATACAAACGATTTCAATACCGATACCGATTTCGATGCCGATATCGATTGAGGGTGGTTACCCAATCAGATCCTGATAACAATTAACGAATAACTATAACAGTTTTTCATACAAAAACGAGAAGATACGATATGCAGTGTTATCTGGGAGTCAAATTCCGGCTCCAGGGACAGATCTATTACTTTGTTGCCCAGGACGAAGCGGCAGCTGCCAGGGTCACGGACTGGGTGCTGGTGACCACGGACGAAGGGCCCGGCCTGGCCCATGTGGCCGTGGTCCGCGATGAGCCGCCTCCAGGGCTGGATCCGGAGGACATCAAGCCGGTTCAGCGTCTGGCCAATGCCGAGGACTTTCAGGCCAAGGCCCAGAATGATCAGGTGCGCAAGGAGGCCCTGGCCTTTTGCCGGGAGAAGATTCGTGAGTTCGGCCTGGACATGAAGCTGGTGGACGTTGAAATCCGCTTTGATCAGAGCAAGATCATCTTTTACTTCACGGCTCCGGCCAGGATCGATTTCCGGGAGCTGGTCAAGGTCCTGGTTTCCAAGCACAGGACGCGGATAGAGCTGCGCCAGATCGGGGTCAGGCATGAGGCCCAGATCCTGGGCGGAATCGGCAACTGTGGCCGCATCTGCTGCTGCCACTTGTTTATGCGCAAGTTCGAGCCGGTGACCATCAAGCTGGCCAAGGAGCAGCAGCTCTTCCTCAACCCCTCCAAGATTTCCGGGGCCTGTGGAAGGTTGCTGTGCTGCTTGAACTTTGAGCGCGAACAGTACGCGGATTTTCAGCGCCGATGTCCGAAGATCGGCAAATGGTACGAAACCCCGAAAGGGGAGGTAAAGGTCCTGCGGGCCAATATGTTCCGGGACTCCTTAATCGTTGATGCCGGGGAAGGAGAGCGGGAGCTGACCTTGACTGAATGGCAGGAGCTGGTTCAGGGCAAGGCAGGATCCCAGCTGGATCACGTCTTTGAAAGCAAGTCGAACAATCAGCGAGGTCCGCGGGGCAAAGCTCCGGAGTCAAGATCCGGCAAGCCGGTTCCGCCGGAAGATGACGGTGGGGGCCACCAGCCGCGGTCTGAGTCCAGATCCGCAGAGAAAGAGACGACAGGGGGGGCATCCAGAGATGCGCATACCCAGGGCCAGAAGAAGCGGGCCCATTCTCCGGCCGGGCCTTCCAGACGGGGCAAGGGCAAGTCAGGATCCAGGCCGCTAAAAGGCAGAAAAAGAAAAAGCAGGAAAAATGAGGAAGGGCCGCAGTGAACAGTTTCTATGTAACCACGCCTATCTATTATGTGAATGCCAAGCCGCATTTGGGCCATGCCTATACAACCATACTGGCGGATACTGTCAATCGATTCCATCTTCTGCTCCAGGAGCGGACCTATTTTTTAACCGGAACGGACGAACACGGAGACAAGATTGTCCAGGCCGCTGCGGACAATAACCAGGACCCTCAAAGCTATGTGGACGCGATCAGCGCTCAGTTCCAGGAGTTGTGGCCCCAGCTGGGAATAGCCACCGATCAGTTCATCCGGACCACCCAGGAAAGGCACAAACAAACGGTCCAGCGGTTTCTTCAGCTGGTCTACGATAACGGAGACATCTATTTCGGGGAATACGGGGGGTATTACTGTTTCGGGTGCGAGCGCTTCTACACTGAGAAAGAGCTGGCCGACGGCTTGTGTCCCGACCATTTGAAGAAGCCTGAATATATCCAGGAAGCAAACTATTTTTTCCGGATGTCCTCGTATCAGGACTGGCTGCGGGAGTACATCCAGGACAATCCCGATTTTATTCAGCCCAGCCAATACCGGAATGAGGTTCTGGCCATGCTCCGGGAGCCCATGGACGATCTCTGCATTTCCCGGCCCAAGTCACGCCTGACCTGGGGCATTGAACTGCCATTTGACTCCAGGTACGTGACCTATGTCTGGTTCGATGCCCTGATCAACTACATCAGCGCACTGGACTGGCCAAGCGGGGAGAAGTTTGCTGCCTTCTGGCCCTTTGCCCACCACGTGGTGGCCAAGGACATCTTAAAGCCCCACGCTATTTTTTGGCCCACAATGCTCAAGGCCGCCGGACTCCAGC includes:
- a CDS encoding PSP1 domain-containing protein, whose amino-acid sequence is MQCYLGVKFRLQGQIYYFVAQDEAAAARVTDWVLVTTDEGPGLAHVAVVRDEPPPGLDPEDIKPVQRLANAEDFQAKAQNDQVRKEALAFCREKIREFGLDMKLVDVEIRFDQSKIIFYFTAPARIDFRELVKVLVSKHRTRIELRQIGVRHEAQILGGIGNCGRICCCHLFMRKFEPVTIKLAKEQQLFLNPSKISGACGRLLCCLNFEREQYADFQRRCPKIGKWYETPKGEVKVLRANMFRDSLIVDAGEGERELTLTEWQELVQGKAGSQLDHVFESKSNNQRGPRGKAPESRSGKPVPPEDDGGGHQPRSESRSAEKETTGGASRDAHTQGQKKRAHSPAGPSRRGKGKSGSRPLKGRKRKSRKNEEGPQ